Proteins encoded by one window of Enterococcus faecalis:
- the rbsK gene encoding ribokinase, translating into MKMNAVTIIGSINLDTTLRVKEMPKPGETIHAIEHFTAGGGKGANQAVAAKRSGAETYFIGAVGNDGAGAMMTDLMSQDEINLTGVTTLEKTATGQAFIMVDNAGENSIMIYAGANNAFTPKQVQEHQEIIEKSDFVIAQFESAIDSTIAAFKIAKKAGVKTILNPAPALEQVPEELLNVTDMIVPNETETEILTGIKITDEASMRKAAEALHQLGIEAVIITVGSKGAFYDVNGRSGIVPAFKVKAVDTTAAGDTFIGALSSILEKDFSNLEEAIRYGNKASSLTVQRFGAQPSIPYQHELADK; encoded by the coding sequence ATGAAAATGAACGCGGTTACAATTATCGGAAGTATCAATTTAGACACAACATTAAGAGTCAAAGAAATGCCAAAACCAGGCGAAACAATTCACGCCATTGAACATTTTACAGCAGGTGGTGGTAAAGGAGCAAACCAAGCAGTTGCAGCGAAACGTTCAGGCGCAGAAACATATTTTATTGGTGCTGTGGGAAATGATGGCGCTGGAGCTATGATGACTGATTTAATGAGTCAAGATGAAATTAATTTAACTGGGGTCACCACGTTAGAGAAAACAGCTACTGGCCAAGCCTTTATTATGGTAGATAACGCTGGTGAAAATAGCATTATGATTTACGCAGGAGCCAATAACGCCTTTACGCCAAAACAAGTCCAGGAACATCAAGAAATTATTGAAAAAAGTGATTTTGTGATTGCCCAATTTGAAAGTGCGATTGATAGTACGATTGCAGCGTTTAAAATTGCTAAAAAAGCAGGCGTCAAAACGATTTTAAATCCCGCACCTGCGTTAGAACAAGTTCCTGAAGAATTACTAAACGTGACAGATATGATTGTACCAAATGAAACAGAAACCGAAATTTTAACAGGCATTAAAATCACAGATGAAGCGAGTATGCGTAAAGCCGCAGAAGCACTTCATCAATTAGGGATTGAAGCAGTAATTATTACAGTAGGTAGTAAAGGAGCCTTTTATGACGTCAATGGACGAAGTGGTATTGTGCCTGCTTTTAAAGTGAAAGCGGTTGATACAACGGCTGCTGGCGATACTTTTATTGGCGCATTAAGTAGTATATTAGAAAAAGATTTTAGCAATTTGGAAGAAGCTATTCGTTATGGAAACAAGGCGTCTTCGTTGACTGTTCAACGTTTTGGAGCCCAACCTTCGATTCCTTATCAACACGAATTGGCAGACAAATAA
- a CDS encoding BglG family transcription antiterminator — protein MNYKISYLLDEYAGQKIALSLAQQITDLSQRELVTQLSTIGGEVQQNTVSIPNLSANEWGKQLFQQRQVIYSETERQALIFLLTYSEIEELSVYHYQNFLDVSKGTILADIKKVRHQLATENIALSYERKRGFYLEGDEFRIRRFGKNWLACLLQQKSGTFALFCWLSQHQMSQYAKMRDGIQLAVQEAQLQLVPSRLDEISYFLAFSQKRLGKYGTVVWPENQLIQSLRAYPVSRRILSDLVGPVANIETESLFFTICLMTALQGELRDTKLEFLLDISGEIIRKMELLAVVQFEQPRELLMNVYYHLVPAYFRINYGFYLPNVLIKDIRQSYRSLYHLCEQALAPLEKLTKRSIPSEEIGFFTILFGGEIFGQKNEQRQEKLKALIVCPSGISSSLILQSELRRLFPMIEFKETNAVREIENVSEKSYDIIFSTVPIETAKKVYLTKPIMSSLEKNQLMHQVQSDWLLPGISMPDVKDILDALKPYISLKKGVTEAQLYRVLHRKMNKILEKEEDLRPMLSELLTTETVQVLPEVADWRAGITEAAKPLLKNGSITEKYIDAMIQKVESFGPFIHICPDVALPHARPEDGVNQLGMSLLKIQKSVDLLEDPKHEIHLFICLAASDNETHLRALSSLTKILSKKESLHRLVAAETVPEILSIIQEGEK, from the coding sequence GTGAATTATAAAATAAGTTATCTCCTTGACGAGTATGCAGGGCAAAAAATTGCGCTCTCTTTGGCTCAACAAATAACCGATCTTTCGCAACGAGAATTAGTGACACAACTTTCGACAATAGGCGGAGAAGTTCAACAGAATACCGTCAGCATTCCAAACCTTTCCGCAAATGAATGGGGAAAACAACTTTTTCAACAACGTCAAGTGATCTATAGCGAAACAGAAAGACAAGCACTTATTTTTTTGCTCACTTATTCAGAAATCGAAGAACTATCGGTGTATCATTACCAAAATTTTTTAGACGTTTCGAAAGGCACTATTTTAGCGGATATCAAAAAAGTACGACACCAACTAGCAACTGAAAACATTGCTTTATCCTACGAACGAAAACGAGGGTTTTACCTAGAAGGAGATGAATTTCGGATTCGTCGTTTCGGGAAAAATTGGCTTGCCTGCCTCTTACAACAAAAGTCGGGCACCTTCGCTTTATTTTGCTGGCTCAGTCAGCATCAAATGAGCCAATACGCAAAAATGCGTGACGGCATTCAATTAGCCGTCCAGGAAGCGCAGCTTCAACTAGTACCCAGCAGATTGGATGAAATTAGTTACTTTCTTGCTTTCTCTCAAAAAAGATTAGGCAAATATGGAACAGTCGTCTGGCCTGAGAACCAGTTAATTCAGTCCTTACGCGCTTATCCCGTCAGTCGTCGTATTTTAAGTGATTTAGTCGGGCCTGTGGCGAATATAGAAACTGAGAGTCTTTTTTTCACGATTTGTTTAATGACAGCTTTGCAAGGAGAATTGCGAGATACGAAGTTAGAGTTTTTATTAGATATTTCTGGTGAAATTATTCGGAAAATGGAATTGTTGGCCGTTGTTCAATTTGAACAGCCTCGTGAATTGCTCATGAATGTGTATTATCATCTGGTTCCTGCCTATTTTCGGATTAACTATGGCTTTTACTTGCCGAATGTTTTAATCAAGGATATTCGACAATCGTATCGGTCGCTTTATCATCTTTGTGAACAAGCGTTAGCTCCTTTAGAAAAATTAACGAAACGGTCAATCCCGTCAGAGGAAATCGGTTTTTTTACCATATTATTTGGTGGAGAAATTTTCGGCCAAAAAAATGAGCAACGGCAAGAAAAGCTAAAAGCGCTAATTGTTTGTCCCAGTGGCATCAGTTCTTCGTTGATTTTGCAATCGGAATTGCGTCGGCTATTTCCAATGATTGAATTTAAAGAAACGAATGCGGTGAGGGAAATAGAGAATGTATCTGAAAAAAGCTATGACATCATTTTCTCAACGGTCCCTATTGAAACAGCCAAAAAGGTTTATCTTACCAAGCCCATTATGAGCTCTTTGGAGAAAAATCAATTGATGCACCAAGTTCAATCAGATTGGCTATTGCCAGGTATTTCCATGCCAGATGTTAAAGATATTTTAGATGCCTTAAAACCTTACATTTCCTTAAAAAAAGGAGTCACAGAAGCGCAGTTATATCGTGTCTTGCATCGTAAAATGAACAAAATTTTAGAAAAAGAGGAGGATCTGCGTCCAATGTTATCGGAATTATTAACAACAGAAACAGTCCAAGTCCTGCCTGAAGTTGCAGACTGGCGAGCGGGAATTACAGAAGCTGCCAAGCCGTTATTAAAAAATGGCAGTATTACGGAAAAGTACATTGATGCAATGATTCAAAAAGTCGAATCGTTTGGGCCATTTATCCATATCTGTCCAGACGTAGCATTGCCTCATGCGCGACCAGAAGATGGCGTTAATCAGTTAGGCATGTCATTACTAAAAATCCAAAAAAGTGTCGATTTATTAGAAGATCCTAAGCATGAAATTCACCTTTTTATTTGTTTAGCTGCTTCAGATAACGAAACACATTTACGGGCCTTATCTAGTCTGACAAAAATTCTATCAAAAAAAGAATCATTACATCGCTTAGTGGCGGCTGAAACCGTCCCAGAAATACTATCAATTATCCAAGAAGGAGAGAAATAA
- a CDS encoding LPXTG cell wall anchor domain-containing protein translates to MMTMKSKGSLLVTLGILLTVGIASLIVSSESFAEEVGQTNIGVTFYGGKEPLKTEGVIKPIEQPVTDKDKKTSQQQDKVSRKTTAKTNPTNAQTSLPRTGERNSTWLYSLGIACLLVVLTSFYYLNKKRKKEK, encoded by the coding sequence ATGATGACAATGAAAAGTAAAGGGTCACTTCTGGTGACGTTGGGAATACTTTTAACCGTTGGCATTGCGAGTCTAATTGTTTCTTCTGAGAGTTTTGCAGAAGAAGTAGGGCAAACGAATATCGGTGTAACGTTCTATGGAGGGAAAGAGCCACTAAAAACGGAAGGTGTCATTAAGCCAATAGAGCAACCAGTCACTGATAAAGATAAAAAAACGTCACAACAACAAGACAAAGTGAGCAGAAAAACCACTGCTAAAACGAATCCGACTAATGCACAGACGTCATTACCAAGGACAGGTGAACGAAATAGCACGTGGCTTTACAGCCTTGGTATTGCATGTTTACTCGTAGTACTAACAAGTTTCTATTATTTGAATAAAAAAAGGAAAAAGGAAAAATAA
- the rbsD gene encoding D-ribose pyranase has protein sequence MKKTKVINSDISRVIAQMGHFDKLSIGDAGMPVPRTTEKIDLAVTNGVPSFMEVLNNVLEELAVQRIYLAEEIKTENPDMLAAIKTRLPETPISFIPHTEMKQELNNCHAFIRTGEMTPYANILLESNVVF, from the coding sequence ATGAAAAAAACAAAAGTTATTAATTCAGATATTTCCCGCGTCATCGCACAAATGGGTCATTTTGATAAATTAAGTATTGGTGATGCAGGCATGCCAGTGCCTCGGACTACAGAAAAAATTGATTTAGCAGTTACTAATGGTGTCCCTAGCTTTATGGAAGTTTTAAACAATGTTCTTGAGGAATTGGCAGTTCAACGAATTTATTTAGCAGAAGAAATTAAAACAGAAAATCCTGACATGTTGGCAGCAATTAAAACTCGTTTACCAGAAACTCCCATCAGTTTTATTCCTCATACAGAAATGAAACAAGAATTAAACAACTGCCATGCCTTTATTCGGACAGGGGAAATGACCCCATACGCAAATATTTTATTAGAAAGTAACGTTGTCTTTTAA
- the rbsR gene encoding ribose utilization transcriptional repressor RbsR: MTNKKVTIKDVANDSGVSITTVSQILNGNGARFSGKTVEKVLAAKERLNYQPDYFAQRMVMKKNKTIGVIVPDITNPFFAQLIRGIESVLYKENFILMLCNAEQDVTREHEYLTELIRRSVDGFVIASSEISNQTINETLRAKKIPFIVLDQKKAEGFSDAVLTDDYRGGQLAAKHLQEQRHEQVIVVMPPHAPVNIQQRLKGFCSVYTEKVQLIETELSKTGGYQAVPEILKTESTGIFAINDEIAFGLYRGLAEAGKKIPEDYSIIGYDNVDMCEYVSPPLTTIAQPVFQLGQTTATLLLERIHQPAKDWEEQTLPVQLIERFSTAPLK; the protein is encoded by the coding sequence ATGACAAATAAAAAGGTTACAATTAAAGATGTTGCCAATGACTCAGGTGTCTCCATTACTACCGTTTCACAAATTTTAAACGGGAATGGGGCACGGTTTAGTGGGAAAACGGTCGAAAAAGTATTGGCTGCAAAAGAGCGATTAAACTATCAGCCCGACTATTTTGCGCAACGTATGGTGATGAAAAAAAATAAGACGATTGGCGTAATCGTACCTGACATTACCAATCCATTTTTCGCGCAATTGATTCGAGGAATTGAAAGTGTTTTATACAAAGAAAATTTTATACTGATGTTATGCAATGCAGAACAAGATGTTACAAGAGAACATGAATATTTAACAGAGTTGATTCGTCGTAGTGTCGATGGCTTTGTGATTGCAAGTTCTGAAATTTCCAATCAAACGATTAATGAAACGCTACGTGCGAAAAAGATTCCGTTTATTGTACTTGACCAAAAAAAAGCAGAAGGCTTTAGCGACGCTGTTTTGACAGACGATTATAGAGGTGGGCAACTAGCAGCAAAGCATTTACAAGAGCAACGACATGAACAAGTCATCGTGGTAATGCCGCCACATGCGCCAGTCAATATTCAGCAACGGTTAAAAGGTTTTTGTTCTGTTTATACGGAAAAGGTCCAGTTGATCGAAACAGAATTATCAAAAACTGGCGGCTACCAAGCTGTCCCCGAAATTTTAAAAACAGAGAGCACCGGAATTTTTGCTATCAATGATGAAATTGCTTTTGGTTTATATCGAGGATTAGCAGAAGCGGGCAAAAAAATTCCTGAGGATTATAGTATTATTGGTTATGACAATGTTGATATGTGCGAGTATGTTTCGCCGCCGCTAACAACAATTGCTCAACCTGTTTTTCAATTGGGGCAAACTACGGCGACTTTATTATTGGAAAGAATCCATCAGCCTGCAAAAGATTGGGAGGAGCAAACCTTGCCTGTCCAACTGATTGAACGATTTTCGACAGCACCCTTGAAATAG
- a CDS encoding PTS sugar transporter subunit IIB: MKIFTVCQSGLGTSFMVQMNIQQILEEVGVDTDNFQIDHTDVGSASGDMADYFFVEKTLQDALGSIPAEKIIPLNAIIDYDETKEKVLKVLDDNGIAHQ, encoded by the coding sequence ATGAAGATTTTTACAGTTTGTCAAAGTGGTTTAGGAACAAGTTTTATGGTGCAAATGAATATCCAACAAATTTTAGAGGAAGTCGGTGTTGATACAGATAATTTTCAAATTGATCACACAGATGTCGGGAGTGCCAGTGGCGATATGGCTGATTACTTCTTTGTCGAAAAAACATTGCAAGATGCTTTAGGGTCAATTCCTGCTGAAAAAATCATTCCTTTAAATGCGATTATTGATTACGATGAAACGAAGGAGAAAGTCTTGAAAGTTTTAGATGACAATGGCATTGCACATCAATAA
- a CDS encoding WxL domain-containing protein, whose translation MKKKTLVTLFAGTAILGASIAPAAAHATTTGTTPANVEMTSGSLPGGTGDGDDGSTQEPEPGSNTNFDLLYVPTEFKFTSTEVSSDLSAISLDATGTQTKRYAVGDVRGTQAGWSVTAGVAEMKNGTATLEGSITFAQTGAVAKYDETAKTYSRDVAAFAADPGSPEFAGTTIPVGGAAVSIATAAVGKGQGTWDSELSNVKLNITTPSSQITNGAYTGNVTWTLVAAP comes from the coding sequence ATGAAGAAAAAAACATTGGTAACTTTATTTGCAGGAACGGCAATTTTAGGGGCAAGCATCGCTCCTGCAGCAGCACATGCAACAACGACTGGTACAACACCAGCAAACGTAGAGATGACAAGTGGTTCATTACCAGGCGGTACGGGTGATGGAGATGACGGAAGCACACAAGAACCAGAACCAGGCTCGAATACAAATTTTGATTTGTTATATGTTCCAACAGAATTCAAATTTACTTCGACAGAAGTTAGTTCTGATTTATCAGCGATTTCGTTAGATGCGACAGGTACCCAAACAAAACGTTATGCCGTTGGGGATGTTCGTGGAACACAAGCGGGTTGGTCAGTTACTGCCGGCGTTGCTGAAATGAAAAATGGCACTGCTACTTTAGAAGGCTCAATTACCTTTGCACAAACAGGAGCAGTAGCGAAATACGATGAAACAGCAAAAACATACTCACGTGATGTAGCTGCCTTTGCAGCAGATCCAGGAAGTCCTGAATTTGCTGGAACAACTATTCCAGTAGGTGGAGCAGCTGTATCAATTGCTACAGCAGCAGTTGGTAAAGGTCAAGGTACATGGGATTCTGAATTATCAAATGTAAAATTAAACATTACAACACCTAGTTCACAAATTACAAATGGTGCGTATACAGGTAACGTAACTTGGACATTAGTGGCTGCGCCATAA
- the rbsU gene encoding ribose/proton symporter RbsU — MNATALLIGLGPLLGWGLFPTIASKIGGRPVNQILGTSLGTLIFAAIFSMINGLVFPAGMDLFFSILSGVGWACAQIITFKCFTMIGSSRAMPVTTAFQLLGASLWGVFFLGNWPGATAKLLGAFALVLIMIGAKMTVWSETESAESAGIMKKAVLLLAVGEIGYWAYSAAPQATAIDGMHAFLPQAIGMVIVAVIYSAVVTIKGGETSPFIEAVSYKQIFSGFFFAFAALTYLISAQPDMNGLATGFILSQTSVVLATLTGIWFLGQKKTAKEMTVTIIGLVLILAAATITVMI; from the coding sequence ATGAATGCGACTGCATTGTTAATCGGTTTAGGACCGCTTCTAGGTTGGGGGCTTTTTCCAACAATTGCTTCAAAAATTGGTGGACGTCCGGTGAATCAAATTCTCGGTACCAGTTTAGGAACATTGATTTTTGCCGCTATTTTTTCAATGATTAATGGTTTGGTTTTTCCAGCGGGCATGGATTTATTCTTTTCAATTTTATCTGGTGTCGGTTGGGCCTGTGCGCAAATCATTACGTTTAAATGCTTCACGATGATTGGTTCATCACGTGCCATGCCAGTAACGACCGCGTTCCAACTTTTAGGTGCTTCTCTCTGGGGTGTCTTTTTCTTAGGAAACTGGCCAGGTGCGACAGCTAAATTGTTAGGCGCATTTGCCTTAGTGCTAATCATGATTGGTGCCAAAATGACGGTCTGGTCGGAAACGGAGTCCGCTGAGAGTGCTGGGATTATGAAAAAAGCAGTTCTTCTATTAGCCGTTGGTGAAATCGGCTATTGGGCGTACTCTGCAGCACCCCAAGCGACGGCAATTGATGGCATGCATGCCTTTTTACCACAAGCAATAGGCATGGTAATTGTGGCAGTTATTTACTCAGCAGTTGTCACTATTAAGGGTGGGGAAACATCCCCATTTATAGAAGCTGTTTCTTACAAACAAATTTTTTCAGGCTTTTTCTTCGCCTTTGCAGCGTTAACTTATTTAATTTCAGCGCAGCCAGATATGAACGGCTTGGCAACTGGCTTTATTCTATCCCAAACATCAGTTGTGCTTGCAACGTTGACAGGTATTTGGTTCTTAGGTCAAAAGAAAACAGCCAAGGAAATGACCGTAACGATTATAGGCTTAGTTTTGATTTTGGCAGCAGCTACGATCACAGTGATGATTTAA
- a CDS encoding PTS ascorbate transporter subunit IIC, with protein METLLNLFVSIVSQPAILVSLIALLGLVLQKKKFSDVVQGTLKTFVGFLVLIGGAGLLANSLTPFAEMFQTALNTQGVVPSNEAVVAIALQQYGTPTALIMLVGMVVNILLARFTRFKYIFLTGQAMMYVSCLTAVILVGAGFSVSLPMILLGGLFEGTLLTVTPALCQPFMKQITGNDKVAMGHTGNIGYAASGFIGKVFGNKEKSTEDIKIPKSFGFLRDSTISIMILMSIVYVILALLAGTGYVEHELSNGENAIIFSLIQAGTFTAGFVVVLQGVRMVLGEIVPAFQGIAKKLVPNSKPALDVPIIFPYAPNAVLIGFFVSFIVGTISMLAMVGLNTTVIIPGVVGHFFCGAAAGVFGNSTGGRRGAILGAAFNGLLISWLPLFILPVLGDLQLASSTFADTDYLIPGLFLGKLGEAGPSLLVGGIIAFVVFVLLASAVLTMREKKVAEEN; from the coding sequence ATGGAAACTTTATTGAATTTATTTGTTTCAATTGTTAGCCAGCCAGCGATTCTGGTTTCATTAATTGCTTTGTTGGGATTAGTTTTACAGAAAAAGAAATTTTCTGATGTTGTTCAAGGAACGTTGAAAACATTCGTCGGCTTTTTAGTTTTAATTGGTGGCGCAGGGCTATTAGCGAATTCGTTAACGCCCTTTGCGGAGATGTTCCAAACCGCGTTAAATACACAAGGCGTGGTGCCTAGTAATGAAGCAGTTGTAGCGATTGCCTTGCAACAATATGGGACACCAACTGCTCTGATTATGTTGGTGGGCATGGTTGTTAATATTCTGTTGGCGCGTTTTACACGTTTTAAATATATCTTTTTGACAGGTCAAGCGATGATGTACGTTTCGTGTTTGACAGCCGTTATTTTAGTGGGGGCCGGTTTTAGCGTTAGTTTGCCAATGATTCTTTTAGGTGGTTTATTTGAAGGAACTTTATTAACAGTGACACCTGCTCTTTGTCAGCCCTTTATGAAACAAATTACTGGAAATGATAAAGTAGCAATGGGGCATACAGGGAATATTGGTTATGCGGCAAGTGGCTTTATTGGAAAAGTCTTTGGGAATAAAGAAAAGTCAACGGAAGATATTAAAATTCCTAAAAGTTTTGGTTTTTTAAGAGACTCAACCATCTCAATTATGATTTTGATGTCGATTGTCTATGTGATTTTGGCTTTGCTGGCTGGGACAGGCTATGTCGAGCATGAGTTAAGCAATGGCGAAAATGCGATCATCTTTTCATTAATTCAAGCAGGAACCTTTACGGCTGGTTTCGTAGTGGTTTTACAGGGTGTGCGGATGGTTTTAGGAGAAATTGTGCCAGCTTTCCAAGGAATTGCTAAAAAATTAGTGCCTAATTCTAAACCAGCACTTGATGTTCCCATTATCTTTCCTTATGCGCCAAATGCTGTCTTGATTGGGTTCTTTGTGAGCTTTATTGTGGGAACTATTTCAATGTTAGCGATGGTTGGTCTGAATACCACCGTGATTATACCAGGCGTTGTCGGGCACTTTTTCTGTGGTGCCGCGGCAGGCGTTTTTGGAAATTCCACAGGGGGACGTCGGGGAGCGATTTTAGGGGCTGCGTTTAATGGCTTATTAATTAGTTGGTTACCGTTATTCATTTTACCAGTCTTGGGTGATCTACAGTTAGCATCCTCAACGTTTGCGGATACAGATTATTTAATCCCAGGCCTATTTTTAGGCAAATTAGGTGAGGCAGGTCCGAGTCTTTTAGTAGGAGGAATCATTGCTTTTGTAGTGTTTGTTCTTTTGGCTAGCGCTGTTTTGACTATGCGGGAGAAAAAAGTCGCCGAAGAAAACTAA
- a CDS encoding alpha/beta hydrolase, with protein sequence MKKKSIGLLLASAYLFHARSRQKSLKACLFEDSLRLSQIARLERNPKVTKAFYHWQRSLNEQVTLPKHLRHLFPLQEMTQFPTMYRMANSVIAPTKKAVLYLHGGGFTLNLAYSQLDFSYKLIEDLSFATDYFIPVYPLAPNKSFADIYNHCYAAYQEILQHYDPEDVILLGDSAGGTLVLNVLQNLAIDFPERLPKAAVLISPWLDGHLDIPVAKSYQKKDKMIGMNYLQLIAQEIDDTANHSTLSLNCLSFDYQKFPPLFFVGGTHEVFCPSYHQFLKQLGPRPQDTCRLVPGMQHVFAMKQYLPEGQQARKQIAQFIQEQW encoded by the coding sequence TTGAAAAAGAAATCGATTGGTTTGTTGTTAGCTAGCGCATATTTATTTCACGCACGTTCTCGTCAAAAATCCTTAAAAGCCTGTCTTTTTGAAGATTCTTTACGTCTTTCCCAAATTGCTCGACTTGAACGAAATCCGAAAGTCACCAAGGCTTTTTATCATTGGCAACGATCATTAAATGAACAAGTAACTTTGCCAAAACATTTACGTCATCTTTTTCCTCTTCAAGAAATGACTCAATTTCCTACGATGTATCGCATGGCAAACTCCGTTATTGCGCCTACCAAGAAAGCTGTACTGTACCTGCATGGTGGGGGCTTTACATTGAATCTCGCCTATAGCCAATTAGACTTTAGTTATAAACTAATTGAAGATCTCTCTTTTGCAACAGATTATTTTATCCCTGTATATCCATTAGCACCAAATAAGTCTTTTGCTGATATTTATAATCATTGCTATGCTGCTTACCAAGAAATTTTACAGCATTATGATCCCGAAGATGTTATTTTATTAGGTGATTCTGCTGGTGGTACATTGGTTTTAAACGTATTGCAGAATTTAGCCATCGATTTTCCTGAACGCTTACCCAAAGCTGCTGTTTTAATTTCTCCTTGGTTAGATGGACATTTAGACATTCCTGTTGCCAAAAGTTATCAAAAAAAGGACAAAATGATTGGCATGAACTATTTACAATTAATTGCCCAAGAGATTGACGACACGGCCAATCACTCCACGCTTTCTTTAAATTGCTTGTCCTTTGATTATCAAAAATTTCCGCCACTTTTTTTCGTGGGCGGCACACATGAAGTTTTTTGCCCTTCCTATCACCAATTTTTAAAACAATTAGGGCCACGACCACAAGATACTTGCCGATTGGTGCCTGGCATGCAACACGTTTTCGCAATGAAACAGTACTTGCCAGAAGGACAACAAGCGCGGAAACAAATTGCACAATTTATCCAAGAACAATGGTAA
- a CDS encoding DUF916 and DUF3324 domain-containing protein codes for MKTMRWLIVTVFICVMALSIPSAVQAEEADDNMNTKFTVKPNIPENQAKNTQSYYDLIVKPGQKQEVELSLINKTDEELTIDLNLANAVTNDNGLIVYNDFEKKPDSSLKVPLTTLIKLPEEHVKVPAKKTVTAKMTVEIPANGFQGLVLGGVYASLAEDEKEEKGKSTGLTSRYGFNVAIALRMSEDTPMYLAETLQLVKLVPTIALGNKSVQAVIQNPTSAIFPEVRLEGKVTKKGETKEYAKRILPSVRFAPNSTMNFHLDFGKEDVRPGTYIFEGKAVLKEDEQQVWPFKQEFTISSQEAKKLNKEAVVKLVLPTWWNQAFYGLLAATIVSLILAIWRFTQQKATLKQQAYLQQEKQAALKNRQGARYDDNEK; via the coding sequence ATGAAGACAATGCGTTGGCTAATCGTCACAGTTTTTATTTGTGTGATGGCATTAAGCATCCCTTCTGCTGTACAAGCAGAAGAAGCGGATGACAACATGAATACAAAATTTACAGTTAAACCCAATATTCCTGAGAATCAAGCGAAAAATACGCAATCCTACTACGATCTCATTGTAAAACCAGGACAGAAACAAGAAGTCGAATTATCTTTAATTAATAAAACAGATGAAGAATTGACGATTGATTTAAATTTAGCGAATGCTGTGACGAATGACAATGGTTTAATTGTGTACAATGATTTCGAGAAAAAACCAGATTCAAGTTTAAAAGTACCCTTGACAACATTAATTAAATTACCTGAGGAACATGTAAAAGTTCCCGCTAAGAAAACCGTAACAGCCAAAATGACTGTCGAAATTCCAGCGAATGGTTTCCAAGGATTAGTTTTGGGTGGTGTTTATGCTTCGCTTGCAGAAGATGAAAAGGAAGAAAAAGGAAAATCAACGGGTTTAACCAGTCGATATGGATTTAATGTAGCAATTGCTTTACGAATGTCAGAAGATACACCGATGTATCTAGCAGAGACTCTTCAATTAGTTAAATTAGTTCCGACCATTGCTTTAGGAAATAAATCGGTCCAAGCGGTTATTCAGAATCCGACATCCGCTATTTTTCCTGAAGTGCGTTTAGAAGGAAAAGTAACGAAAAAAGGCGAAACGAAAGAATATGCCAAACGGATTTTACCAAGTGTTCGTTTTGCGCCAAATTCGACGATGAACTTCCATTTAGATTTCGGGAAAGAAGATGTTCGTCCAGGAACCTATATTTTTGAAGGAAAAGCGGTCTTGAAAGAAGATGAACAACAAGTGTGGCCGTTTAAGCAAGAATTTACCATCAGTAGTCAAGAAGCCAAAAAATTAAATAAAGAAGCAGTAGTGAAATTGGTCCTACCGACTTGGTGGAATCAAGCTTTTTATGGCTTGTTAGCTGCAACAATTGTGAGTCTAATTCTAGCTATTTGGCGTTTTACGCAACAGAAAGCAACACTGAAACAACAAGCCTATTTACAACAAGAAAAACAGGCAGCCTTGAAAAATAGACAAGGAGCACGCTATGATGACAATGAAAAGTAA